A window of Hevea brasiliensis isolate MT/VB/25A 57/8 chromosome 14, ASM3005281v1, whole genome shotgun sequence contains these coding sequences:
- the LOC110653434 gene encoding protein ZINC INDUCED FACILITATOR-LIKE 1 isoform X8 — translation MAQDYREALLKKNYYENCPGCKVDQLKELRRGLPIRELVSIWIVVLCTALPISSLFPFLYFMVRDFKIAKREEDIGYYAGYVGSSFMLGRALTSIFWGVVADRYGRKPVIIMGTFTVVIFNTIFGLSTNFWMAISARFLLGSLNGLLGPIKAYACEIFRDEHQALGLSTVSTSWGIGLIIGPALGGFLAQPAEKYPNLFPKESLFGRFPYFLPCFCISVFALGVTIASCWLPETLHMHNENRFLSDNSFAAMETASSGSDGIESRPGSERSKRASGESLIRNWPLMSSIIVYCVFSLHDMAYTEIFSLWAVSPRKFGGLSYSTEDIGAVLAISGFSLLVFQLSLYPYMERILGPITISRLSGVISIPLLASYPFIAMLSGFSLSLLLNCASIMKNVLSIFFGRKTSK, via the exons ATGGCACAAGACTATAGAGAGGCATTATTGAAGAAGAATTATTATGAGAACTGTCCAGGATGTAAGGTTGATCAACTCAAAGAATTGAGGAGAGGACTACCTATTCGAGAGCTTGTTTCGATATGGATTGTTGTGCTTTGTACTG CACTTCCAATATCATCTCTCTTTCCATTCCTCTATTTCATG GTTAGGGATTTTAAGATTGCAAAGCGGGAGGAAGATATTGGCTATTATGCTGGATATGTTG GGTCTTCATTTATGCTTGGGAGAGCTTTGACCTCCATCTTTTGGGGGGTAGTAGCTGATCGCTATGGACGAAAACCTGTTATAATTATGGGGACCTTCACTGT AGTTATTTTCAACACTATCTTTGGCCTTAGCACAAATTTTTGGATGGCTATTAGTGCAAGGTTTCTGTTGGGGAGTTTGAATGGTTTGCTTGGACCTATAAAG GCATATGCATGTGAAATTTTCCGGGACGAACACCAAGCCTTAGGATTGTCAACA GTGAGTACCTCATGGGGTATCGGATTGATCATTGGCCCAGCTCTAGGAGGTTTCCTTGCTCAG CCAGCAGAGAAATATCCAAATCTCTTTCCCAAGGAATCTTTGTTTGGAAG GTTTCCATACTTCCTGCCTTGTTTCTGTATATCAGTTTTTGCATTGGGAGTCACTATTGCTTCTTGCTGGCTTCCG GAAACATTGCATATGCATAATGAAAACAGATTTTTGAGTGATAACTCATTTGCTGCTATGGAAACTGCATCTAGTGGGTCTGACGGAATTGAAAGCAGACCAGGCAGTGAAAGAAGCAAACGAGCTTCTGGAGAAAGCCTTATAAGGAATTGGCCTTTAATGTCATCTATCATTGTTTATTGCGTCTTCTCTCTTCATGATATGGCTTACACAGAG ATATTTTCATTATGGGCTGTCAGCCCAAGAAAGTTTGGGGGGCTGAGCTATTCAACTGAGGATATTGGGGCGGTTCTTGCCATCTCAG GTTTCAGCCTTCTTGTCTTTCAACTCTCTCTATATCCATACATGGAAAGGATTCTTGGACCTATAACAATATCTCGCTTATCTGGG GTTATATCTATACCATTGTTGGCAAGTTACCCTTTTATTGCCATGTTGTCAGGGTTCAGCCTTAGTCTTCTGTTAAATTGTGCATCTATCATGAAGAACGTTCTATCT
- the LOC110653434 gene encoding protein ZINC INDUCED FACILITATOR-LIKE 1 isoform X9 — MAQDYREALLKKNYYENCPGCKVDQLKELRRGLPIRELVSIWIVVLCTALPISSLFPFLYFMVRDFKIAKREEDIGYYAGYVGSSFMLGRALTSIFWGVVADRYGRKPVIIMGTFTVVIFNTIFGLSTNFWMAISARFLLGSLNGLLGPIKAYACEIFRDEHQALGLSTVSTSWGIGLIIGPALGGFLAQPAEKYPNLFPKESLFGRFPYFLPCFCISVFALGVTIASCWLPETLHMHNENRFLSDNSFAAMETASSGSDGIESRPGSERSKRASGESLIRNWPLMSSIIVYCVFSLHDMAYTEIFSLWAVSPRKFGGLSYSTEDIGAVLAISGFSLLVFQLSLYPYMERILGPITISRLSGVISIPLLASYPFIAMLSGFSLSLLLNCASIMKNVLSVIIWCSSS, encoded by the exons ATGGCACAAGACTATAGAGAGGCATTATTGAAGAAGAATTATTATGAGAACTGTCCAGGATGTAAGGTTGATCAACTCAAAGAATTGAGGAGAGGACTACCTATTCGAGAGCTTGTTTCGATATGGATTGTTGTGCTTTGTACTG CACTTCCAATATCATCTCTCTTTCCATTCCTCTATTTCATG GTTAGGGATTTTAAGATTGCAAAGCGGGAGGAAGATATTGGCTATTATGCTGGATATGTTG GGTCTTCATTTATGCTTGGGAGAGCTTTGACCTCCATCTTTTGGGGGGTAGTAGCTGATCGCTATGGACGAAAACCTGTTATAATTATGGGGACCTTCACTGT AGTTATTTTCAACACTATCTTTGGCCTTAGCACAAATTTTTGGATGGCTATTAGTGCAAGGTTTCTGTTGGGGAGTTTGAATGGTTTGCTTGGACCTATAAAG GCATATGCATGTGAAATTTTCCGGGACGAACACCAAGCCTTAGGATTGTCAACA GTGAGTACCTCATGGGGTATCGGATTGATCATTGGCCCAGCTCTAGGAGGTTTCCTTGCTCAG CCAGCAGAGAAATATCCAAATCTCTTTCCCAAGGAATCTTTGTTTGGAAG GTTTCCATACTTCCTGCCTTGTTTCTGTATATCAGTTTTTGCATTGGGAGTCACTATTGCTTCTTGCTGGCTTCCG GAAACATTGCATATGCATAATGAAAACAGATTTTTGAGTGATAACTCATTTGCTGCTATGGAAACTGCATCTAGTGGGTCTGACGGAATTGAAAGCAGACCAGGCAGTGAAAGAAGCAAACGAGCTTCTGGAGAAAGCCTTATAAGGAATTGGCCTTTAATGTCATCTATCATTGTTTATTGCGTCTTCTCTCTTCATGATATGGCTTACACAGAG ATATTTTCATTATGGGCTGTCAGCCCAAGAAAGTTTGGGGGGCTGAGCTATTCAACTGAGGATATTGGGGCGGTTCTTGCCATCTCAG GTTTCAGCCTTCTTGTCTTTCAACTCTCTCTATATCCATACATGGAAAGGATTCTTGGACCTATAACAATATCTCGCTTATCTGGG GTTATATCTATACCATTGTTGGCAAGTTACCCTTTTATTGCCATGTTGTCAGGGTTCAGCCTTAGTCTTCTGTTAAATTGTGCATCTATCATGAAGAACGTTCTATCT
- the LOC110653434 gene encoding protein ZINC INDUCED FACILITATOR 1 isoform X7, translating into MAQDYREALLKKNYYENCPGCKVDQLKELRRGLPIRELVSIWIVVLCTALPISSLFPFLYFMVRDFKIAKREEDIGYYAGYVGSSFMLGRALTSIFWGVVADRYGRKPVIIMGTFTVVIFNTIFGLSTNFWMAISARFLLGSLNGLLGPIKAYACEIFRDEHQALGLSTVSTSWGIGLIIGPALGGFLAQPAEKYPNLFPKESLFGRFPYFLPCFCISVFALGVTIASCWLPETLHMHNENRFLSDNSFAAMETASSGSDGIESRPGSERSKRASGESLIRNWPLMSSIIVYCVFSLHDMAYTEIFSLWAVSPRKFGGLSYSTEDIGAVLAISGFSLLVFQLSLYPYMERILGPITISRLSGVISIPLLASYPFIAMLSGFSLSLLLNCASIMKNVLSDQHQRGAANGIAMTTMSLFKAAGPAGGGAL; encoded by the exons ATGGCACAAGACTATAGAGAGGCATTATTGAAGAAGAATTATTATGAGAACTGTCCAGGATGTAAGGTTGATCAACTCAAAGAATTGAGGAGAGGACTACCTATTCGAGAGCTTGTTTCGATATGGATTGTTGTGCTTTGTACTG CACTTCCAATATCATCTCTCTTTCCATTCCTCTATTTCATG GTTAGGGATTTTAAGATTGCAAAGCGGGAGGAAGATATTGGCTATTATGCTGGATATGTTG GGTCTTCATTTATGCTTGGGAGAGCTTTGACCTCCATCTTTTGGGGGGTAGTAGCTGATCGCTATGGACGAAAACCTGTTATAATTATGGGGACCTTCACTGT AGTTATTTTCAACACTATCTTTGGCCTTAGCACAAATTTTTGGATGGCTATTAGTGCAAGGTTTCTGTTGGGGAGTTTGAATGGTTTGCTTGGACCTATAAAG GCATATGCATGTGAAATTTTCCGGGACGAACACCAAGCCTTAGGATTGTCAACA GTGAGTACCTCATGGGGTATCGGATTGATCATTGGCCCAGCTCTAGGAGGTTTCCTTGCTCAG CCAGCAGAGAAATATCCAAATCTCTTTCCCAAGGAATCTTTGTTTGGAAG GTTTCCATACTTCCTGCCTTGTTTCTGTATATCAGTTTTTGCATTGGGAGTCACTATTGCTTCTTGCTGGCTTCCG GAAACATTGCATATGCATAATGAAAACAGATTTTTGAGTGATAACTCATTTGCTGCTATGGAAACTGCATCTAGTGGGTCTGACGGAATTGAAAGCAGACCAGGCAGTGAAAGAAGCAAACGAGCTTCTGGAGAAAGCCTTATAAGGAATTGGCCTTTAATGTCATCTATCATTGTTTATTGCGTCTTCTCTCTTCATGATATGGCTTACACAGAG ATATTTTCATTATGGGCTGTCAGCCCAAGAAAGTTTGGGGGGCTGAGCTATTCAACTGAGGATATTGGGGCGGTTCTTGCCATCTCAG GTTTCAGCCTTCTTGTCTTTCAACTCTCTCTATATCCATACATGGAAAGGATTCTTGGACCTATAACAATATCTCGCTTATCTGGG GTTATATCTATACCATTGTTGGCAAGTTACCCTTTTATTGCCATGTTGTCAGGGTTCAGCCTTAGTCTTCTGTTAAATTGTGCATCTATCATGAAGAACGTTCTATCT